The proteins below come from a single Oncorhynchus keta strain PuntledgeMale-10-30-2019 chromosome 1, Oket_V2, whole genome shotgun sequence genomic window:
- the aspm gene encoding abnormal spindle-like microcephaly-associated protein: MAQLSARGGFLDFSPIKKEDSPAVSYGNKENNSSHPVLSLIQFSRAPFVTFGNVKLGSSKSSVLCIENPVEDANIEVAIDKIASTKGFSVDQTRFTIPPEERVNLTITWTPIEEGGIRELITFIANGVVKHQAILLGRADAPKRRKKSLWDSIKSKKAFDLSDPPREKKNSVSSLKMAANKTFHVSRTPQYRREKVRSPLASLNKKACTPVEGQKFKQDVLGQLSFDNVQKNSPVVILVPAAKLIDSSDAAASYSCPVGTPECRDLTRLLNTTVSPVGTPERFQKLMPHIQSIQSPAHVIDDAVADISHTVLAGTPVLSVRDALALIESDLTHVVGASPPNACSSFDFSHSLESANGEKNCGPVKSVIDIKALSESPIKSDPAQPRLTFFIKPKRVTDKEGRVEVGEDVPQSKKVTFTSTTVIKSKPVPVQVRSPGVRRIKTSRRRLLEKTLELSGDSGHSESSPGTTVTPGLPVIDSDANHDSPLTISPREARLQALESVCLDAIPAPVNLSVSSPLPMNPSTGGHQHLGLDDSILGVTQLHTAPIVESLPDRPGVFPVYNQSQFDMRVVRSKKRKSDEFLRDGGEKVEDAAEKTMFHVKKSRVSTVVKGPNRPAQQKGFSASSHRQQTKTSASVRTSSASSMKATKSVSPAQAKQPAPKPGPQGAQKSFGGSSVKTAKIVAVAQSKLAFIKPGQTAIPRHPMPFAAKNMFYDERWIEKQETGFTWWINYVLTPDDFKVNTEVTKVNAVSLAMGGNDKFAVNKAPTKEEMSFSTYTARRRLNRLRRSACQLFTSEPMVKAIQRLELEVEARRLLVRKDRHLWKDIGERQKVLNWLLSYNPLWLRIGLETIYGEMISLESNSDVMGLAMFILKRLLWNPDIAAEFRHAKVPNLYKDGHEGALSRFTLKKLLLLVCFLDKAKESRMIEHDPCLFCMDAEFKTTKDLLLAFSRDFLSGEGILPRHLGYMGLLVSHIQTPLDEFNFAVKNLSVDLKCGIRLVRVMELFIQDWSLSRKLRMPAISRLQKVHNVDIALQVLRARGVDLEDEHGAVIDSRDIVDGHREKTLNLLWKIIFAFQVEVLLDEDQLREEISFLKHTWTTKQRLASLRADKGVLQKTAKPRPPFKHSSSKITLLMEWVNAVCQFYHLKAENFTVSFSDGRILCYLIHHYHPSHLPADGVSHNTTQTVECSQRGRVELNSSSSDSDNSFDTRPTTQNGLVLPSMEFKELLENEKNNFRLVNTAVSDLGGVPAMMNPADMSNTIPNEKVVTCYLSFLCARLLDLRNETRAARIIQGAWRKYRLKKDLKLYQERTVAAGKIQVLVRQFLQRRRAVCQTAAAVRIQAAWRGYSVRNALTLRRKALLWARQVAAATTIQAQWKKYITLKNYQRVRLHVVKVQALWRMKMAVTTYRRTQWAATVIQEHVRASALAREERECYCSLRSAAIKIQRNYRRRKTRRLQRENHAATVIQTAFKKWHGDKMARRTAAALKIQSCYRMHRCLKRYMGTQRSAILIQAWCRGHAQRRNFETLKLQHHSATVIQSAFRARTVRKQMVTMRQSAVVIQRWFRASVQRDAGRQQFLKMRCAAVTIQSAYRGHTARRLLQQQNQAATVIQTTFMKFVARQKFLSLKKSAIVVQQRFRAKLVGEKSRKEYMALQYSALRIQAIWRGRAERKRLEKLQKCATLIQSSYRRYVLQSQFRSRKEAAWTIQSQYRAYRAGKTIRTDYLLVKKAAVTVQAWFRGMRVRQELRQKHQAATVLQSAVRVILCRRRYVLLQRAAVVLQCRYRALVASRTQRAQYSQLKLATVKLQSAYRGSSVRRDLRTKHQAATVIQAQLRMHKVRQAYLAAKVAAIVVQQHYRANRLRDLQMQWYTSVKSAAVVIQAVYRGHRARMEVARMHHSAMIIQRRFLTFRDRKRFLAVKTAVLLCQQRCRDVAMVRKDQRDYLLKLRAAIALQAAFRGMKVRKQLQTECRAAILIQSHVRKHLQMAHYKRLQWAVNTVQARYRANNKMIEDRKALCIKRRAVVVLQAAFRGMLSRQRMREMRKAASVLQRSYRAHCERRQYLSLRSSVLAIQQKYRAAVAVKQQMHHYQRMRSAAILLQAAYRGQRARKEISLQHQAATTIQAGFRKHREEVKFQAMKFAAIIIQRCFRCYIQMKRDRDQFLTLKDSAIVLQAAFRGRCVRHDVAKMKRAATVIQANFRMHKEQVKFQAMRLSAVIIQRYYRSHIQRKQDRDRFIKIRESAIVLQAAFREMTARKQLQTECRAAILIQSHVRKHLQMAHCKRLQWAVNTVQARYRANNKMIEDRKALCIKRRAVVVLQAAFRGMRSRLSTGEMHKAASVLQRRYRAHCERRQYLSLRSSVLAIQQKYRAAVAVKQQMHHYQRMRSAAIRLQAAYRGQRARKEIRLQHQAATTIQAGFRKHREEVKFQAMKFAAIIIQRCFRCCIQMKRDRDQFLTLKDSAIVLQAAFRGRCVRHDVAKMKRAATVIQANFRMHKEQVKFQAMRLSAVIIQRYYRSHIQRKQDRDQFLTLKDSAIVLQAAFRGYRVRQDVAKMCRAATVIQANFRMHKEQSAYRRQHWAASVLQQRFRAQRLRNSQLENYHQMRNAVINLQALYRGKQAMQLAKRMMAARKIQSFLRMSIRRQRFLKEKAAVLLIQSAFRRHQARTRYNETQASAVTIQRWFRSCNVLRRQRDDYLAIREAAVKLQSAIRGTLARRLVRRKRAAVKIQSVIRMSIQRRSYLTLRSSTVKLQSHCRTWVARRRFLMRQTAAATLQKHYRGRQAQREQRSLYLKTLTSVKMLQARVRGHIQLKRYQNLKRSAVTIQAFYRGMVERRRFQHQRASAAIIQECFRAHLLCRRERVKYLEMKKSAVLIQAVFRGDLARQSAKKRQAAVSTVHRCMQTRHLRNRFLVIQCSVRVIQCRWRETLKAREERRNFLVMKAAAVTIEASWRGHATRNRLHKEQRAAVLVQSSFRGWVQKRAFQRQREAALVLQRRVRAMQQAKAESVKYTRLERATITVQAHCRGWIARRRLREAASAERRVRFCAAVYHHLCAVRIQRALRSHWALRSAKRQITSVIFIQRWLRARIQRLRYLEDRRRVVVAQRAARSWLARRRRAASTIQHAARTFLLRRREQRVQQGIIKAQALWRGHQSRKLHDNRKVVSMRHRLRKVSEEVREEDRLCNKTSWAIEYLLKYKHFSYILEALKNLETATRLSPECCERLVTSGATLVIFTLIRSCNRSVPSMEVITYAIQVLLNLSKYDKTIEAVYAVENSVDTLLDLLQIYREKAGDKVADKGGSIFTKACFLLIILLQDQYRALEVRKLSKAVDRLRSIYRLTARKHKMDAERTVVKQKMGASINGSFIVPATPRKSKPVPKFSPDWVLRKDKLQDIVDPLRAVQMVADVFSIVL; the protein is encoded by the exons ATGGCTCAGTTATCAGCGAGGGGAGGTTTCCTGGATTTTAGTCCCATCAAGAAAGAAGATTCACCTGCTGTTTCTTATGGCAATAAAGAAAACAATAGCTCGCATCCAGTTTTGAGTTTAATTCAGTTTTCAAGGGCTCCGTTTGTAACATTTGGAAATGTAAAGTTGGGATCTTCCAAATCATCAGTTCTTTGCATTGAGAATCCCGTTGAAGATGCAAACATAGAGGTGGCAATTGATAAGATTGCATCGACGAAAGGCTTTTCCGTGGATCAAACCCGATTTACAATTCCG CCTGAGGAGCGTGTCAATTTGACAATAACTTGGACACCGATAGAGGAAGGTGGTATCCGAGAGCTGATCACTTTCATTGCCAATGGGGTGGTCAAACACCAAGCCATTTTGCTCGGTAGAGCAGACGCACCCAAAAGAAGAAAG AAGAGTCTGTGGGACTCAATCAAAAGCAAGAAGGCATTTGACCTATCAGACCCTCCAAGGGAGAAGAAAAACTCAGTGTCTTCCCTGAAGATGGCAGCCAACAAGACCTTCCATGTGTCCCGGACACCACAGTACAGACGGGAGAAGGTTCGCAGCCCTCTTGCCTCACTCAACAAAAAAGCCTGCACACCTGTCGAAGGGCAGAAGTTTAAGCAGGATGTGTTGGGTCAGTTGAGTTTTGACAATGTCCAAAAGAACTCACCTGTCGTCATTCTAGTCCCCGCTGCAAAGCTAATCGATTCCTCTGATGCAGCAGCCAGCTACAGTTGCCCAGTAGGCACACCTGAGTGCAGAGACCTCACCAGACTACTGAACACGACTGTGTCCCCTGTCGGCACTCCAGAGAGGTTTCAAAAGCTGATGCCCCATATTCAGTCCATACAGAGCCCAGCCCATGTGATTGATGACGCTGTTGCGGACATAAGCCATACAGTGTTGGCTGGAACACCAGTGTTGTCTGTGAGGGATGCACTGGCCTTGATTGAGTCAGATCTAACTCATGTGGTTGGTGCAAGCCCTCCAAATGCGTGCTCTAGCTTTGATTTCTCCCACTCCTTGGAGTCAGCAAATGGAGAGAAGAATTGTGGCCCTGTTAAATCTGTGATTGACATCAAAGCCCTGTCTGAAAGCCCCATCAAGTCAGATCCTGCACAGCCTAGACTAACCTTCTTCATCAAACCAAAACGTGTTACTGACaaggagggtagagtagaggttgGAGAAGATGTTCCTCAATCCAAAAAGGTTACTTTCACCTCCACCACAGTCATCAAAAGCAAACCAGTTCCTGTCCAGGTACGCAGTCCTGGGGTGAGGAGAATCAAAACCTCCAGGCGCCGTCTCCTGGAGAAAACACTGGAGCTGTCTGGGGACAGTGGCCATTCAGAGTCAAGCCCGGGTACTACAGTTACCCCTGGTCTCCCTGTCATAGACTCTGATGCAAACCATGATTCTCCATTAACTATCTCCCCACGGGAGGCCAGGCTGCAGGCGCTGGAGTCAGTTTGTTTGGATGCTATCCCTGCTCCAGTCAACCTCTCCGTCAGCTCTCCTCTGCCTATGAACCCCTCCACTGGTGGCCACCagcaccttggcctggatgattCCATTCTAGGTGTCACTCAGCTCCACACAGCACCGATAGTGGAATCTCTACCTGACCGGCCAGGCGTGTTTCCTGTTTACAACCAGAGCCAGTTTGACATGAGGGTTGTGCGGAGCAAAAAGAGGAAGAGCGACGAGTttctgagggatggaggggagaaagTGGAGGATGCTGCGGAGAAAACCATGTTCCATGTGAAAAAGAGTAGGGTGTCAACAGTGGTAAAGGGACCCAACAGACCAGCTCAGCAGAAGGGGTTCAGTGCCTCCTCTCACAGGCAGCAGACAAAAACATCAG CTTCTGTGCGTACTAGTTCTGCCTCATCCATGAAGGCTACAAAGTCTGTGTCCCCTGCCCAAGCCAAGCAGCCAGCTCCAAAACCTGGCCCGCAAG GTGCACAGAAATCATTTGGTGGCTCATCTGTAAAAACTGCAAAGATTGTAGCTGTGGCCCAGTCCAAGCTCGCCTTCATCAAGCCTGGTCAAACAG CCATACCAAGACACCCGATGCCGTTCGCTGCGAAGAACATGTTCTATGATGAGCGCTGGATAGAGAAACAGGAGACGGGGTTTACCTGGTGGATCAACTACGTCCTCACCCCTGATGACTTCAAGGTCAACACGGAGGTCACCAAAG TGAATGCCGTATCCCTGGCGATGGGCGGTAATGACAAATTTGCCGTCAACAAGGCTCCCACCAAAGAGGAGATGTCGTTTAGTACTTACACTGCCAGGCGGCGGCTCAACCGGCTGCGTCGCTCCGCCTGCCAGCTCTTCACCTCCGAGCCCATGGTCAAAGCCATCCAGAGGCTGGAGTTGGAGGTGGAGGCTAGAAGGTTACTGGTACGCAAGGATCGGCATCTTTGGAAGGACATCG GGGAACGCCAAAAGGTTCTCAACTGGCTTCTATCGTACAATCCTCTTTGGTTACGGATTGGACTTGAG ACTATTTACGGGGAGATGATCTCACTGGAGAGCAACAGTGACGTCATGGGCTTAGCCATGTTCATTCTGAAACGTCTGCTGTGGAACCCTGACATCGCTGCGGAGTTCAGACATGCCAAAGTACCCAACCTCTACAAAGATG GCCACGAGGGGGCGCTGTCTCGTTTCACTCTGAAGAAGCTTCTCCTCCTGGTTTGTTTCCTGGATAAAGCCAAAGAGTCCAGGATGATTGAACATGACCCCTGTCTGTTCTGTATGGATGCAGAATTCAAG ACTACTAAGGACCTGCTGCTGGCGTTCTCCAGGGACTTCCTAAGTGGGGAGGGGATCCTCCCCCGTCACCTGGGTTACATGGGCCTACTGGTCTCCCACATCCAGACGCCTCTGGACGAGTTCAACTTCGCTGTCAAGAATCTGTCCGTTGACCTTAAGTGTGGAATCCGTCTAGT GCGTGTGATGGAGCTGTTCATCCAGGACTGGAGCCTGTCCCGTAAGCTGAGGATGCCCGCAATCAGTCGTCTGCAGAAGGTCCACAACGTTGACATAGCCCTGCAGGTGCTCCGAGCCAGAGGGGTTGACCTCGAGGATGAGCATG GTGCTGTCATTGACTCCAGAGATATTGTGGATGGACACAGGGAGAAGACACTGAACCTGCTGTGGAAGATCATTTTTGCCTTCCAG GTGGAGGTTCTTCTGGACGAGGACCAGCTGAGAGAAGAGATCAGTTTCCTCAAACACACCTGGACCACCAAACAGAGGCTGGCCTCCCTGAGGGCTGACAAAGGTGTGCTGCAGAAGACTGCCAAGCCTAGACCCCCATTCAAGCACAGTAGCTCAAAGATCACTCTACTCATGGAATGGGTCAATGCTGTCTGCCAGTTCTACCACTTGAAG GCAGAGAACTTCACGGTGTCGTTCTCAGACGGTCGTATCCTCTGCTACCTGATCCACCACTACCACCCCAGCCACCTACCGGCAGACGGCGTCAGCCACAACACCACCCAAACTGTGGAGTGCTCCCAGAGAGGACGAGTTGAACTCAACAGCTCCTCTAGCGACTCGGACAACTCCTTTGACACCAGGCCCACCACACAAAATG GCCTTGTGTTGCCATCGATGGAGTTCAAAGAGCTTCTGGAGAATGAGAAGAATAACTTCAGGCTGGTCAACACTGCAGTATCTGACTTGGGAGGGGTTCCTGCCATGATGAACCCTGCTGACATGTCAAACACTATCCCAAATGAGAAG GTTGTGACATGTTACCTGTCCTTCCTGTGTGCTCGTCTCCTGGACCTGCGGAATGAGACGCGTGCTGCCAGGATCATCCAGGGAGCTTGGAGAAAGTACCGTCTGAAGAAGGATCTGAAGCTTTACCAG GAAAGGACTGTAGCAGCGGGGAAGATCCAGGTGCTGGTCAGGCAGTTTCTCCAGAGACGTAGAGCTGTCTGTCAGACCGCTGCAGCCGTCCGAATCCAGGCTGCATGGAGGGGCTACTCAGTGCGGAACGCCCTGACACTGAGGAGAAAGGCTCTACTCTGGGCTCGCCAAGttgctgctgctaccaccatccaa GCACAATGGAAGAAGTATATTACCTTGAAAAACTACCAGCGCGTGAGATTGCATGTTGTTAAAGTTCAAGCTCTCTGGCGGATGAAGATGGCAGTCACTACCTACAGAAGGACACAGTGGGCTGCAACAGTAATTCAGGAGCATGTTAGGGCCTCTGCTCTGGCAAGGGAAGAGCGTGAATGTTACTGCTCACTGAGATCAGCAGCTATCAAAATCCAGAGAAACTATCGGAGACGCAAGACTCGGAGACTGCAGAGGGAGAACCATGCTGCCACAGTGATACAAACTGCATTTAAGAAATGGCACGGTGACAAAATGGCCCGAAGAACCGCAGCTGCCCTGAAGATTCAGTCTTGCTACAGAATGCACAGGTGCCTAAAACGGTACATGGGCACCCAGCGGAGCGCCATCCTCATTCAGGCTTGGTGTAGAGGTCATGCACAGAGACGCAACTTTGAGACACTGAAACTGCAGCATCACTCTGCCACTGTCATCCAAAGTGCTTTTAGGGCAAGGACGGTCAGAAAACAGATGGTGACGATGAGACAATCCGCAGTCGTGATTCAGCGTTGGTTCAGGGCTTCTGTACAAAGAGATGCAGGGAGGCAACAATTCCTGAAAATGAGATGTGCTGCTGTTACCATACAGTCCGCTTATCGTGGACATACGGCTCGGAGACTACTGCAACAACAGAACCAGGCAGCCACAGTCATCCAGACAACTTTCATGAAGTTTGTAGCCAGACAAAAATTCTTGTCCTTGAAAAAATCTGCAATTGTTGTCCAACAGCGATTTAGAGCCAAGCTAGTAGGGGAGAAATCAAGGAAAGAATATATGGCCCTCCAATATTCTGCATTGAGAATACAAGCTATCTGGAGAGGtagggcagagaggaagaggcttgAAAAACTGCAAAAATGCGCCACACTCATTCAGTCTTCCTACCGTAGATATGTATTGCAGTCACAGTTCAGGTCAAGAAAGGAGGCTGCTTGGACCATCCAAAGCCAGTACAGAGCTTATAGGGCAGGGAAAACGATTAGAACTGATTATCTCCTGGTCAAGAAGGCTGCTGTTACTGTACAAGCCTGGTTCCGTGGCATGAGAGTTAGGCAAGAGCTGAGGCAAAAACACCAGGCCGCTACTGTCCTTCAGTCAGCAGTGAGAGTCATTCTCTGTAGAAGACGATATGTGTTACTGCAACGTGCCGCTGTAGTCCTCCAGTGTCGGTACCGGGCTCTTGTAGCAAGCAGAACACAGCGAGCGCAGTACAGCCAGCTGAAATTGGCTACAGTAAAGCTACAGTCTGCTTACCGAGGATCCAGCGTCCGAAGAGACCTAAGGACGAAACACCAAGCTGCTACGGTCATCCAAGCTCAGTTAAGGATGCACAAAGTGCGTCAGGCCTATCTTGCTGCAAAGGTGGCGGCCATCGTTGTACAGCAGCATTACAGGGCCAATCGGCTCCGAGATCTACAGATGCAGTGGTACACCTCAGTGAAGTCCGCTGCAGTTGTGATTCAGGCAGTGTATCGCGGTCACAGAGCAAGAATGGAGGTTGCTAGGATGCACCACTCAGCCATGATCATTCAGAGGAGGTTCCTCACTTTCAGGGACAGGAAACGCTTCCTTGCTGTCAAAACTGCTGTTCTACTATGTCAACAGAGATGCAGGGATGTGGCCATGGTAAGAAAAGACCAGAGGGACTATCTGTTGAAGCTTAGGGCAGCCATTGCTCTGCAAGCAGCTTTCAGAGGGATGAAGGTCCGGAAGCAGTTGCAGACTGAATGCAGAGCGGCCATACTCATTCAATCTCACGTCCGGAAACACCTGCAGATGGCTCACTATAAGAGGCTTCAGTGGGCTGTGAACACAGTGCAGGCTCGTTACAGAGCCAACAACAAGATGATTGAAGACCGGAAAGCACTGTGCATAAAGAGGAGGGCTGTTGTCGTGTTACAGGCTGCCTTCCGGGGCATGCTATCCAGACAGCGCATGAGAGAGATGCGCAAGGCTGCCAGTGTTCTCCAGAGAAGTTACAGGGCGCACTGCGAACGCCGACAGTACCTCTCCTTGAGATCCTCTGTCCTTGCCATTCAACAAAAATATCGTGCCGCTGTTGCAGTGAAACAGCAGATGCATCACTACCAACGAATGCGCAGTGCCGCAATCCTGCTCCAAGCAGCATACAGAGGCCAGAGAGCCAGAAAGGAGATCAGTCTTCAACATCAAGCTGCCACCACGATCCAGGCTGGCTTCAGAAAGCACAGAGAGGAAGTCAAGTTCCAGGCCATGAAGTTTGCTGCCATCATCATCCAGAGATGCTTCAGATGTTACATTCAAATGAAACGAGACCGAGACCAGTTCTTGACACTGAAGGATTCGGCCATAGTCCTTCAGGCAGCTTTCAGAGGGCGTTGCGTGCGCCATGACGTTGCTAAGATGAAGAGAGCTGCTACTGTGATTCAGGCCAACTTCAGGATGCACAAGGAGCAGGTCAAATTCCAGGCCATGAGATTGTCTGCTGTCATCATTCAGAGGTACTACAGATCTCACATTCAAAGGAAACAAGACCGAGACAGATTCATAAAGATCAGAGAGTCTGCCATTGTCCTTCAGGCAGCTTTCAGAGAAATGACGGCACGGAAGCAGTTGCAGACTGAATGCAGAGCGGCCATACTCATTCAATCTCACGTCCGGAAACACCTGCAGATGGCTCACTGTAAGAGGCTTCAGTGGGCTGTGAACACAGTGCAGGCTCGTTACAGAGCCAACAACAAGATGATTGAAGACCGGAAAGCACTGTGCATAAAGAGGAGGGCTGTTGTCGTGTTACAGGCTGCCTTCCGGGGCATGCGATCAAGACTGAGCACTGGAGAGATGCACAAGGCCGCCAGTGTTCTCCAGAGACGTTACAGGGCGCACTGCGAACGCCGACAGTACCTCTCCTTGAGATCCTCTGTCCTTGCCATTCAACAAAAATATCGTGCCGCTGTTGCAGTGAAACAGCAGATGCATCACTACCAACGAATGCGCAGTGCCGCAATCCGGCTCCAAGCAGCATACAGAGGCCAGAGAGCCAGAAAGGAGATCAGGCTTCAACATCAAGCTGCCACCACGATCCAGGCTGGCTTCAGAAAGCACAGAGAGGAAGTCAAGTTCCAGGCCATGAAGTTTGCTGCCATCATCATCCAGAGATGCTTCAGATGTTGCATTCAAATGAAACGAGACAGAGACCAGTTCTTGACACTGAAGGATTCGGCCATAGTCCTTCAGGCAGCTTTCAGAGGGCGTTGCGTGCGCCATGATGTTGCTAAGATGAAGAGAGCTGCTACTGTGATTCAGGCCAACTTCAGGATGCACAAGGAGCAGGTCAAGTTCCAGGCCATGAGATTGTCTGCTGTCATCATTCAGAGGTACTACAGATCTCACATTCAAAGGAAACAAGACCGAGACCAGTTCTTGACACTGAAGGATTCGGCCATAGTTCTTCAGGCAGCTTTCAGAGGGTATCGCGTTCGACAAGACGTTGCTAAGATGTGCAGAGCTGCTACTGTGATCCAGGCCAACTTCAGGATGCACAAGGAGCAGTCTGCTTATAGGAGGCAGCATTGGGCAGCCAGTGTTCTTCAGCAAAGATTCAGAGCTCAGAGACTGAGGAACTCTCAGTTGGAGAACTACCATCAGATGAGAAATGCTGTGATAAACCTTCAGGCCTTGTATAGGGGAAAACAGGCAATGCAGCTGGCTAAACGGATGATGGCAGCCAGGAAGATTCAGTCATTTCTGAGAATGAGCATCAGACGACAACGCTTCTTGAAGGAAAAAGCTGCTGTTCTGTTGATCCAGTCTGCCTTCAGAAGACACCAGGCCAGGACACGGTACAACGAAACACAAGCCTCTGCAGTCACGATCCAAAGATGGTTCAGATCATGCAACGTCCTCAGACGACAAAGGGACGACTACTTGGCCATCAGAGAAGCTGCTGTGAAGCTTCAGTCAGCCATCCGTGGAACCCTGGCAAGAAGGCTGGTCAGACGCAAACGTGCGGCTGTCAAGATCCAGTCCGTGATACGCATGTCCATCCAACGGAGAAGTTATCTGACCCTGCGATCCAGCACGGTAAAGCTGCAGTCTCACTGCAGGACTTGGGTGGCGAGGAGGAGATTCCTGATGCGTCAGACAGCGGCCGCTACTCTCCAAAAGCACTACAGAGGCCGGCAGGCCCAGAGAGAGCAGCGATCCCTGTACCTAAAGACCCTGACCAGTGTCAAAATGCTGCAGGCCAGAGTGCGTGGACACATCCAACTCAAGAGGTACCAGAATCTCAAGAGAAGTGCAGTCACAATTCAG GCATTTTACCGTGGAATGGTGGAGAGGCGTCGGTTTCAGCATCAAAGGGCATCTGCTGCTATAATACAGGAATGTTTCAGGGCCCATCTCCTCTGCCGAAGAGAGAGGGTAAAATACCTGGAAATGAAGAAGTCTGCTGTTCTTATTCAA GCAGTGTTCCGTGGTGATCTTGCCAGACAGAGTGCCAAGAAACGCCAGGCGGCTGTCTCCACAGTCCACCGCTGTATGCAGACCAGGCATCTACGCAACAG GTTCCTAGTGATTCAGTGTAGTGTAAGGGTCATTCAGTGCAGATGGAGGGAGACCTTGAAAGCCAGGGAAGAGCGTCGCAACTTCCTGGTCATGAAAGCTGCCGCTGTTACAATCGAAGCGTCATGGAGAGGCCATGCGACCAGGAATCGCCTGCATAAG gaGCAGCGGGCTGCGGTGCTGGTCCAGTCGTCCTTCCGGGGATGGGTCCAGAAACGGGCGTtccagagacaaagagaggctgCCCTGGTCCTACAGAGGAGAGTCCGAGCTATGCAGCAGGCTAAAGCAGAGAGCGTGAAATACACACGTTTGGAACGGGCTACCATCACTGTCCAGGCTCACTGCAGAGGTTGGATTGCCAGGAGACGG TTGAGAGAAGCGGCCTCTGCGGAGAGGAGGGTGCGTTTCTGCGCGGCTGTGTACCACCACCTCTGTGCTGTGCGGATCCAGAGAGCTCTGAGGTCACACTGGGCTCTGCGCTCTGCCAAGAGACAGATCACCTCTGTCATTTTTATACAG AGGTGGCTGAGAGCACGGATCCAGAGGCTGCGATAcctggaggacaggaggagggtggtCGTGGCCCAGAGGGCAGCCAGGAGTTGGTTAGctcgccgccgtcgcgccgcctcCACCATCCAGCACGCTGCCAGGACCTTCCTCCTCCGTAGGCGGGAACAGAGGGTTCAGCAGGGCATCATCAAGGCACAG GCGTTGTGGCGAGGCCACCAGTCCAGAAAGCTCCATGACAATCGTAAAGTGGTGTCCATGAGGCATCGTCTGCGGAAGGTGTCTGAGGAGGTACGAGAGGAGGACCGGCTGTGCAACAAGACGTCCTGGGCCATCGAATACCTCCTCAAATACAAGCACTTCTCCTATATCTTGGAGGCTCTGAAGAATCTGG AGACCGCCACTAGGCTGTCCCCAGAGTGCTGTGAGCGTCTGGTGACGAGTGGCGCCACGCTGGTCATCTTCACGCTGATCCGCAGCTGCAACCGGAGTGTCCCCTCTATGGAAGTCATTACCTACGCCATCCAGGTGCTCCTCAACCTCTCCAAG TATGACAAGACAATCGAGGCGGTTTATGCGGTGGAGAACTCTGTGGACACACTGCTGGACCTGCTCCAGATATACAGGGAGAAGGCTGGAGACAAGGTGGCCGACAAAGGAGGCAGCATCTTCACCAAGGCCTGCTTCCTCCTGATCATCCTGCTGCAGGACCAGTACAGGGCTCTG GAAGTGAGGAAGCTTTCCAAGGCAGTTGACCGGCTCCGCAGCATCTACCGCCTCACTGCACGCAAACACAAGATGGATGCCGAGAGGACCGTGGTCAAGCAGAAGATGGGGGCATCCATAAATGGAAGCTTCATCGTCCCGGCAACCCCCCGCAAATCCAAGCCAGTGCCTAA ATTCTCCCCTGATTGGGTTCTCAGAAAGGACAAACTGCAAGACATAGTTGACCCTCTCCGAGCTGTACAGATGGTGGCTGACGTCTTCTCTATTGTGCTTTAA